The following are encoded in a window of Sinomonas cyclohexanicum genomic DNA:
- a CDS encoding 2Fe-2S iron-sulfur cluster-binding protein, which translates to MPTTITAVDRDGAQHSLIWDEDQTLMEVLRDNDLPVLASCGGTASCATCHVFLEEPIAARLGERSEDEAELLADAEGFRECGSRLSCQIEHDAALDGIRVELAPEG; encoded by the coding sequence ATGCCCACGACCATTACCGCCGTCGACCGCGACGGCGCCCAGCACTCCCTGATCTGGGATGAGGACCAGACGCTCATGGAGGTCCTCCGGGACAACGACCTGCCAGTCCTCGCCTCGTGCGGGGGCACCGCCTCGTGCGCGACGTGCCACGTGTTCCTCGAGGAGCCCATCGCCGCGCGCCTCGGCGAGCGCAGCGAGGACGAGGCCGAGCTCCTGGCCGACGCCGAGGGGTTCCGTGAGTGCGGCTCGCGCCTCTCGTGCCAGATCGAGCACGACGCCGCGTTGGACGGCATCCGCGTGGAGCTCGCCCCCGAGGGATAA
- a CDS encoding cytochrome P450, translated as MTITCPFTGVAADAAGDAPSAGGQTAVVRAETPQLPPYSHELDWPEGLEPFKVVDDGSQGDPYNHYRWMLENAPVLRAASPVSDVWFISRFEDVRKALRAPKVFSSEVVKPVPLTFLTLMDSPDHGRLRQIVAKAFTPKAISLFEDRIRETAEQLLDGLIARGGGDVVEDYAIPLSMSTISALLDVPAEDFEKMKFWSDETFSYFGRLARNAPGTGTDEESAHAFFAYLKDTMERLHAEGNESVGGHIARMWKEGQLSEKEAKELCAFVFIAGHDTTTILLANAFRVVAEQPALLDRLHAEPADAEAFVEELARYRGTVQRVSRITTEEVEVAGVTLPKGAIVRLMPAAANHDAAKYPNPSVFDIDRDTTGHLGFGHGVHACLGAPLARLETRVTAELLGRRLAHAALDPAHPIEYVRGNNLTNSGPERLVVTLTARNTPEGHHE; from the coding sequence ATGACCATTACCTGCCCCTTCACCGGAGTGGCGGCCGACGCCGCCGGTGACGCCCCCAGCGCCGGCGGCCAGACCGCCGTCGTGCGCGCCGAAACGCCCCAGCTGCCGCCCTACTCCCACGAGCTCGACTGGCCCGAGGGCCTCGAGCCGTTCAAGGTCGTCGATGACGGCAGCCAGGGCGACCCGTACAACCACTACCGCTGGATGCTCGAGAATGCGCCGGTGCTGCGGGCGGCGTCGCCGGTCTCGGACGTGTGGTTCATCTCCCGGTTCGAGGACGTCCGCAAGGCGCTCCGGGCGCCGAAGGTCTTCTCCTCGGAGGTGGTCAAGCCGGTCCCGCTCACGTTCCTGACGCTCATGGACTCGCCGGACCACGGACGGCTGCGCCAGATCGTTGCGAAGGCGTTCACGCCCAAGGCGATCAGCCTCTTCGAGGACCGCATCCGGGAAACGGCGGAGCAGCTCCTCGACGGGCTCATAGCGCGCGGCGGCGGGGACGTCGTCGAGGACTACGCGATCCCGCTGAGCATGTCCACGATCAGCGCCCTGCTCGACGTGCCGGCCGAGGACTTCGAGAAGATGAAGTTCTGGTCCGACGAGACGTTCAGCTACTTCGGCCGCCTCGCGCGCAACGCGCCGGGCACCGGCACGGACGAGGAGAGCGCGCACGCGTTCTTCGCGTACCTCAAGGACACGATGGAGCGCCTCCACGCGGAGGGCAACGAGTCCGTGGGCGGGCACATCGCACGCATGTGGAAGGAGGGGCAGCTCTCCGAGAAGGAGGCCAAGGAGCTGTGCGCGTTCGTGTTCATCGCCGGGCACGACACGACGACGATCCTGCTCGCCAACGCGTTCCGCGTCGTCGCCGAGCAGCCGGCCCTCCTGGACCGCCTCCACGCCGAGCCCGCGGACGCCGAGGCATTCGTCGAGGAGCTTGCCCGCTACCGGGGCACGGTGCAGCGGGTCTCTCGGATCACGACCGAGGAGGTCGAGGTCGCGGGGGTGACCCTTCCGAAGGGCGCGATCGTGCGCCTCATGCCCGCCGCCGCCAACCACGACGCCGCGAAGTACCCGAACCCCAGCGTGTTCGACATCGACCGCGACACCACCGGCCACCTCGGGTTCGGCCACGGCGTGCACGCGTGCCTCGGCGCGCCGCTCGCGCGGCTCGAGACGCGCGTGACAGCCGAGCTCCTGGGCCGCCGCCTCGCGCACGCCGCCCTGGACCCCGCGCACCCCATCGAGTACGTGCGCGGCAACAACCTGACCAACTCGGGACCCGAGCGCCTCGTCGTGACGCTCACGGCCCGCAACACCCCGGAGGGACACCATGAGTGA
- a CDS encoding IclR family transcriptional regulator, with the protein MAEPTRDSIISRVVRILSCFDRSTSALSLSSLARRSGLPLTTTHRLADELLRHGLLERDSAGDLRPGLRMWELANRASHALTLREACLPFMEDVQAAVHHHVTLAVLDRGSALYVERLSAPESPLDAANIAQRMQLHASSSGLVLLAFSEAAVQARALEGPLEKVTPETVTDPAALRRTLADIRQKGFAAPPGIGRTEWIGVAVPVFGPERTAEGPVIAAALNAIVPRTDADVVPRVVVALTTAAHGASRALRGTSGQPATP; encoded by the coding sequence ATGGCCGAACCCACGCGTGACTCCATCATCAGCCGGGTGGTGCGGATCCTCAGCTGCTTTGACCGCAGCACGTCGGCCCTGAGCCTGAGCAGCCTCGCCCGGCGCTCAGGGCTGCCGCTCACCACCACGCACCGGCTCGCCGACGAGCTGCTCCGCCACGGGCTGCTCGAGCGCGACTCCGCCGGCGACCTCCGGCCCGGCCTTCGCATGTGGGAGCTCGCGAACCGCGCCTCGCATGCGCTGACGCTGCGTGAGGCCTGCCTGCCGTTCATGGAGGACGTCCAGGCCGCGGTCCACCACCATGTCACGCTCGCCGTGCTCGACCGCGGCAGCGCCCTGTACGTCGAGCGGCTCTCCGCGCCCGAGTCGCCGCTCGACGCCGCCAACATCGCCCAGCGCATGCAGCTGCATGCGTCATCGAGCGGGCTCGTCCTCCTCGCGTTCTCCGAGGCCGCAGTCCAGGCCCGGGCCCTCGAGGGGCCGCTCGAGAAGGTCACGCCCGAGACGGTCACCGACCCGGCCGCGCTGCGCCGCACGCTCGCCGACATCCGCCAGAAGGGGTTCGCCGCGCCGCCCGGAATCGGGCGCACCGAGTGGATCGGCGTGGCCGTGCCCGTGTTCGGTCCCGAGCGGACGGCCGAGGGGCCCGTGATCGCGGCCGCCCTCAACGCGATCGTCCCGCGCACGGACGCGGACGTCGTGCCGCGCGTCGTCGTTGCCCTCACGACGGCGGCCCACGGCGCCTCCCGCGCCCTCCGCGGCACGTCCGGCCAGCCGGCGACCCCTTAG
- a CDS encoding NAD(P)/FAD-dependent oxidoreductase gives MSETAQPTPPAVVIVGSGHAGVGVAAGLRSRGWEGRIVLVDAEGQLPYERPPLSKDLLAPGAPAEPVPMRKASWFESRGIERVQGTAASIDRGRREVRLADGRALPYAKLVLATGSTPRRLTVPGSDLDGVLMLKTLPDARRLAAELAPDPATEAAARHVVVIGAGYIGLEVAAAAAKRGCSVTVLEFQDRVMSRVTSAPVSRFFEDRHRAAGVEFRFGAAVTAIEGPTSPDGTGRVKWVVTADGARHRADVVIAGIGVVPEQGLAAEAGLEVSDGILVNAAGRTSDPDIYAAGDATRFASLYDGASQRLECIQNARAQAEAIAADITGHEPTAPEVPWFWTVQHGVRLQTAGVRHPDDEVVLRGDPESGKFSVVYLRAGRIAAVDTVGSLADFNAGKRLVARRAVLDANLAADPALPLDQAAVLAEESLEPAL, from the coding sequence ATGAGTGAGACCGCACAGCCCACACCACCCGCCGTGGTCATCGTCGGGTCCGGCCATGCCGGCGTCGGCGTCGCCGCAGGCCTGCGCTCGCGCGGATGGGAGGGCAGGATCGTCCTGGTCGACGCCGAGGGGCAGCTGCCCTACGAGCGCCCGCCGCTGTCGAAGGACCTCCTCGCTCCCGGCGCGCCGGCCGAGCCCGTGCCGATGCGCAAGGCCTCGTGGTTCGAGTCCCGCGGGATCGAGCGGGTCCAGGGGACCGCCGCCTCAATCGACCGCGGCCGCCGTGAGGTGCGGCTCGCGGACGGCCGGGCGCTTCCCTACGCGAAGCTCGTCCTCGCCACCGGCTCGACGCCGCGCCGCCTCACCGTTCCTGGCTCCGACCTCGACGGCGTCCTCATGCTCAAGACCCTCCCGGACGCTCGGCGCCTCGCGGCCGAGCTCGCGCCGGACCCAGCCACCGAGGCCGCGGCGCGGCACGTCGTCGTCATCGGCGCGGGTTACATCGGGCTCGAGGTCGCCGCCGCGGCGGCCAAGCGCGGCTGCTCGGTCACGGTGCTCGAGTTCCAGGACCGGGTCATGAGCCGCGTGACGAGCGCGCCCGTCTCGCGCTTCTTCGAGGACCGGCATCGCGCGGCCGGCGTCGAGTTCCGCTTCGGGGCCGCCGTCACCGCGATCGAGGGCCCCACCTCCCCCGACGGCACCGGCCGCGTCAAATGGGTCGTGACCGCCGACGGCGCGCGGCACCGCGCCGACGTCGTCATCGCCGGGATCGGGGTGGTCCCCGAGCAGGGGCTCGCGGCCGAGGCCGGGCTCGAGGTCTCGGACGGAATCCTCGTCAACGCCGCGGGCCGGACCTCCGACCCGGACATCTACGCAGCTGGCGACGCCACCCGGTTCGCGAGCCTGTACGACGGCGCGAGCCAGCGCCTCGAGTGCATCCAGAACGCGCGGGCCCAGGCCGAGGCCATCGCCGCGGACATCACCGGCCACGAGCCGACAGCGCCGGAGGTGCCGTGGTTCTGGACCGTCCAGCACGGCGTCCGGCTGCAGACCGCAGGAGTCCGGCACCCGGACGACGAGGTGGTGCTGCGAGGCGATCCCGAGAGCGGGAAGTTCTCGGTCGTCTACCTGCGAGCGGGGCGGATCGCCGCCGTCGACACGGTCGGCTCGCTCGCCGACTTCAACGCCGGCAAGCGGCTCGTGGCCCGGCGCGCCGTCCTCGACGCGAACCTCGCGGCCGACCCGGCCCTCCCGCTCGACCAGGCCGCTGTCCTCGCCGAGGAGTCCCTCGAGCCCGCCCTCTGA
- a CDS encoding SDR family oxidoreductase, with translation MSRVSDRVAEKVALISGAARGMGASHAQVLAAHGANVVIADLLEDEGRALAEKINAEFNTGIGRDVALFVHLDVTDYESWTAAVGAAVERFGTLDVLVNNAGIFTRGSVEDADVDEWRRTIEIDLTGNFLGMKAAVPAMKAAGGSIINISSIAGLVGFKNRAAYAAAKWGVQGLTKTSAMDLGPYNIRVNSVHPGSVKTPMTAGLKRGFGQIPLGRDAETQEISDLILFLASDESSFMTGANLAIDGGETAGNNLRQDA, from the coding sequence ATGAGCCGTGTGTCCGACCGGGTCGCCGAGAAGGTCGCGCTGATCTCCGGCGCGGCCCGGGGCATGGGCGCCTCGCACGCGCAGGTCCTCGCGGCGCACGGCGCGAACGTCGTCATCGCGGACCTGCTCGAGGACGAGGGGCGGGCCCTCGCGGAGAAGATCAACGCCGAGTTCAACACCGGGATCGGCCGCGACGTGGCCCTCTTCGTCCACCTCGATGTCACCGACTACGAGAGCTGGACCGCGGCGGTGGGTGCCGCCGTCGAGCGCTTCGGGACGCTCGACGTCCTCGTCAACAACGCCGGGATCTTCACACGCGGAAGCGTCGAGGACGCGGACGTCGACGAGTGGCGCCGCACGATCGAGATCGACCTGACCGGCAACTTCCTCGGCATGAAGGCCGCCGTGCCGGCCATGAAGGCCGCGGGCGGGTCGATCATCAACATCTCCTCGATCGCGGGGCTCGTCGGGTTCAAGAACCGCGCGGCGTACGCGGCCGCGAAGTGGGGCGTCCAGGGGCTCACCAAGACGAGCGCCATGGACCTCGGCCCGTACAACATCCGGGTCAACTCGGTGCATCCTGGCTCGGTCAAGACGCCGATGACCGCCGGGCTGAAGCGCGGCTTCGGGCAGATCCCGCTCGGCCGCGACGCCGAGACGCAGGAGATCTCGGACCTGATCCTGTTCCTCGCCTCGGACGAGTCGAGCTTCATGACCGGGGCGAACCTCGCGATCGACGGCGGCGAGACGGCCGGGAACAACCTGCGCCAGGACGCGTAG
- a CDS encoding SDR family NAD(P)-dependent oxidoreductase: MGEAFAERVAVVTGAASGIGAATARLLAERGAAVVIGDVAEGADDVARALRDAGHRALWVRTDVTDEDSVAALMDRAAAEFGSLDVLVANAGIAEPKAPLHELDVAAWRRVIEIDLTGVALCGKHALRHMSAAGSGAIVNVSSILGAVGQANSSSYSAAKAGVANLTRSAAVTYAASGIRVNAVAPGYADTPLVAGLPADVRATMAARQPIGRLARPEEVAEAIAFLASDAASFVVGAILAVDGGYTAV, translated from the coding sequence GTGGGCGAGGCGTTCGCCGAGCGGGTAGCGGTGGTGACCGGAGCGGCGTCGGGCATCGGGGCCGCGACGGCGCGACTGCTCGCCGAGCGGGGCGCCGCCGTCGTGATCGGGGACGTCGCGGAGGGCGCGGACGACGTCGCGCGCGCCCTCCGCGACGCCGGTCACCGCGCGCTGTGGGTGCGCACCGACGTGACGGACGAGGACTCGGTGGCCGCGCTCATGGACCGCGCGGCTGCCGAGTTCGGCTCGCTCGACGTGCTCGTGGCCAACGCCGGGATCGCCGAGCCGAAGGCGCCGCTGCACGAACTCGACGTCGCCGCGTGGCGCCGCGTGATCGAGATCGACCTGACCGGCGTGGCGCTGTGCGGCAAGCACGCTCTGCGGCACATGTCCGCAGCCGGGTCCGGGGCGATCGTGAACGTCTCCTCGATCCTGGGCGCCGTGGGGCAGGCGAACAGCTCCTCCTACTCGGCGGCGAAGGCCGGTGTCGCGAACCTGACCCGATCCGCGGCCGTGACGTACGCGGCGAGCGGCATCCGGGTCAACGCCGTCGCGCCCGGGTACGCGGACACGCCGCTCGTGGCGGGGCTGCCCGCCGACGTGCGGGCCACGATGGCCGCGAGGCAGCCGATCGGGCGGCTGGCGCGGCCCGAGGAAGTTGCCGAGGCGATCGCGTTCCTCGCCTCGGACGCTGCCTCGTTCGTCGTGGGCGCAATCCTCGCCGTCGACGGCGGCTACACTGCCGTCTAA
- a CDS encoding ABC transporter ATP-binding protein encodes MLLTLIRRYSARYWPWILAVVVFQLATTIATLYLPSINAQIIDQGVAKGDTDYIWRQGALMLGIALAQVVTAIAAVYFGSKTAMAFGRDLREGVFRKVTSFSAQDLQRFGAPTLITRGTNDVQQVQMVMLMGLNFMVSAPIMCVGGIIMALNEDAGLSWLVWVSVGVLFAVVGFLVYLLMPLFRKMQGRIDSINGVLREQIIGIRVVRAFVRERFEEDRFAEANKSLTDISLKVGQIFVLMFPIIMLLLQAATAAVLFFGGHRVDSGDMQVGSLTAFMQYLLQILMAVMMGTFMAMMIPRASVCADRIGEVFKAEDSMHDPEQPVVPERSEGVVEFRNVSFAYPGAEAPVLSGISFTARPGQTVAIVGSTGSGKTTLLNLVPRLYDAAEGEVLLDGVPVAQMPRTEITSRVSMVPQRPYLFSGTVAHNLRFGDESAPDAQLWQALEVAQGAEFVRAKENGLESPISQGGTNVSGGQRQRLCIARAVVADPKVYLFDDSFSALDVETEARLRHALREHTREATVIVVAQRVSTIIGADQILVLDDGKIVDRGTHAELLETSPTYQEIVQSQISAEEVASAAGAGTGEPA; translated from the coding sequence ATGCTCCTCACTCTCATCCGGCGCTACAGCGCCCGCTACTGGCCATGGATCCTCGCCGTGGTCGTCTTCCAGCTCGCGACCACCATCGCGACGCTGTACCTGCCCAGCATCAACGCCCAGATCATCGACCAGGGCGTCGCGAAGGGCGACACGGACTACATCTGGCGTCAGGGCGCCCTCATGCTGGGAATCGCGCTGGCCCAGGTGGTCACCGCGATCGCCGCCGTCTACTTCGGCTCGAAGACCGCCATGGCGTTCGGCCGCGACCTGCGCGAGGGCGTGTTCCGCAAGGTGACCTCGTTCTCGGCGCAGGACCTCCAGCGGTTCGGCGCGCCGACCCTCATCACGCGCGGCACCAATGACGTCCAGCAGGTCCAGATGGTCATGCTCATGGGCCTGAACTTCATGGTCTCCGCGCCCATCATGTGCGTGGGCGGCATCATCATGGCCCTCAACGAGGACGCCGGCCTGTCGTGGCTCGTGTGGGTCTCCGTGGGTGTCCTCTTCGCCGTGGTCGGGTTCCTCGTGTACCTGCTCATGCCTCTGTTTCGGAAGATGCAGGGCCGCATCGACAGCATCAACGGCGTGCTGCGCGAGCAGATCATCGGCATTCGCGTGGTCCGCGCTTTCGTGCGGGAGCGCTTCGAGGAGGACCGCTTCGCCGAGGCGAACAAGTCCCTCACGGACATCTCCCTCAAGGTCGGGCAGATCTTCGTGCTCATGTTCCCGATCATCATGCTCCTGCTCCAGGCGGCCACCGCCGCCGTGCTGTTCTTCGGCGGCCACCGCGTGGACAGCGGGGACATGCAGGTCGGCTCCCTGACCGCGTTCATGCAGTACCTCCTGCAGATCCTCATGGCCGTCATGATGGGCACCTTCATGGCGATGATGATCCCGCGCGCGTCCGTGTGCGCCGACCGCATCGGCGAGGTGTTCAAGGCCGAGGACTCCATGCACGATCCCGAGCAGCCCGTGGTTCCCGAGCGGTCCGAGGGCGTCGTGGAGTTCCGCAACGTCTCCTTCGCCTACCCCGGCGCGGAGGCCCCGGTGCTCAGCGGGATCTCGTTCACGGCGCGGCCCGGGCAGACGGTGGCGATCGTGGGCTCGACGGGCTCGGGCAAGACGACGCTGCTCAACCTCGTCCCGCGCCTCTACGACGCCGCGGAGGGCGAGGTGCTGCTCGACGGCGTGCCTGTCGCCCAGATGCCACGGACCGAGATCACCTCGCGAGTGTCCATGGTGCCCCAGCGCCCCTACCTGTTCTCCGGGACCGTTGCGCACAACCTCCGCTTCGGGGACGAGTCCGCCCCCGACGCGCAGCTGTGGCAGGCGCTCGAGGTCGCCCAGGGCGCCGAGTTCGTCCGAGCCAAGGAGAACGGGCTCGAATCGCCCATCTCGCAGGGCGGGACAAACGTCTCCGGCGGCCAGCGGCAGCGGCTGTGCATCGCGCGCGCCGTCGTCGCCGATCCCAAGGTGTACCTGTTCGACGACTCCTTCTCCGCTCTCGACGTCGAGACCGAGGCCCGGCTCCGCCATGCCCTCAGGGAGCACACGCGCGAGGCGACCGTGATCGTCGTCGCCCAGCGTGTCTCCACGATCATCGGCGCCGACCAGATCCTGGTCCTCGACGACGGCAAGATCGTGGATCGCGGCACCCATGCCGAGCTCCTCGAGACTTCGCCGACCTACCAGGAGATCGTCCAGTCGCAGATCAGCGCAGAAGAAGTAGCCAGCGCCGCGGGCGCGGGAACGGGGGAGCCGGCATGA